From the Helianthus annuus cultivar XRQ/B chromosome 17, HanXRQr2.0-SUNRISE, whole genome shotgun sequence genome, the window CTAGAAATTGCGGTGGAACAAAGGAGTTTGGAACAAAACGAACTAGAGGAGAGGGTAAGTTGTAAGTCGTATATTCAAGAGGCGGACAGATTAAAAGCTATGGATCTAAAGCAAAAGGCAAGGGTTAAGTGGACAAAAGAAGGAGACGAAAACACAAAATACTTTCACGGGGTGATAAACGCAAACACCAGCAATAACAGGATTCACGGCTTATATATTGAAGGGGTATGGGTTTCGGATCCACCATTGGTAAAAGATCACATATTCTCTTACTTCGCGGATAAGTTTGCTGAACCAGTGAATACTAGGCCAATGTTGTCGTGCTCGTTCTTAACCCAAGTGACAGCCGAGGAAGCCGAACTTCTGGTATGTCCTTTCAGTTTATCAGAAATAAAAAAGGCAGTTTGGGAATGTGAGGGAGACCGGGCTCCTGGGCCAGACGGGATAAATTTCAAATTCATAAAAAATTCTGGAATGTACTAGAGGGAGATTTTGTGaatttgtttcaacattttttctCGGCTGAGCAGTTAAATAATGGTTGTATGTCCTCTTTTCTAGCCCTTATTCCAAAACGAACGGATCCAGGTGGACTCCACGAATACCGACCGATCAGTCTAATAGGGTGCATCAACAAAGTGGTGTCCAAGGTACTAGTAAACAGGTTGAAGACGGTGATTCATAAACTAGTATCGGAGGAACAAACGGGGTTTTTAGCGGGAAGAAGTATTCTTGACGGAGTGATTATCTTAAATGAGATTATACCTTGGcttaaaagaaagaaaaaggaagGAATGATTTTCAAAGTCGACATCGAAAAAGCTTATGATTCTCTAAGTTGGGATTTTCTTAATTCCATACTTGGGCAAATGAATTTTCCGGTGAGAGCGTCGGTCCTCGTAAACGGATCCCCAACACAGGAATTTAATTGCTCGAGGGGACTTAGGCAAGGAGATCCTTTGTCACCTTTCCTATTCGTCCTAGCGATCGAGGCCCTTACAGGAGTAATGAAGCAGGCCTGTGAGATTGGGGAGTTTAAAGGCCTAGATTTGTCACAAAATGGGGCTCCGATATCCCACTTCTTATACGCCGATGACGTAATATTCGTGGGTGAATGGAGTTTCAATAATTTGGTAGTCTTGAAACGCTTGCTTAGATGTTTCTATTTAAGCTCAGGCTTAAAAGTGAATCTGAAAAAGAGTAGTCTTTTTGGGATTGGTTTGGAAGACAATCAGGCTCAATTATTGGCAAATATGATGGGGTGTACAAGAGGGTCGCTCCCTTTTAAACATTTGGGATTACAAGTAGGAGCCAATATGAACCTAATAAAAAATTGGGACCCAGTGGTGGAAATATTTCAAAGAAGGTTATCGCTTTGGAAGGCCAAAACACTTTCATTTGGTGGTCGTATTACCCTGGTATGCTCCGTTCTTAATGCCTTACCTACATATTACTTTTCCTTGTATAAGGCTCCAATGGGGGTAATAAAAAAGTTGGAAAAGATACGTAGAGAGTTCTTGTGGGGATCaattgaagaaaaagaaaaaatgaaATGGGTGGCTTGGAAAAATATGATGACACCAAAAGACTTGGGAGGTATGGGGCTCGGATCACTTAGAGTAATGAACCTAGCAATGCTCTcaaagtggtggtggaggtttaagATAGAGAAGCATAGCCTATGGAGGAAAGTTGTGTGGGAGATTCATAAGAATGCAAGAGATTGGAAGTTTATTCCACTAAAATCATCAATAACGAGCCCGTGGAAACAAATTTTCAGCATTAAAGAGGATTTCAACACTGCTGGGGTATGTCTGGAGTCTTTGTTTCGAGGTAGACCGAGATGTGATAGTGACATTTATTTCTGGAAAGAAAGGTGGCTATTTGAGATTCCATTGTGCGAAAAATTTCTGTCTCTATTTCAGCTTGAAAGACAAAAGAACGCTCGTGTAAAGGATCGTGTAATAAATGGGAGTTCCGGACCGGTGCCGGTCTTCTCTTGGTCCCGTTCTCCGTCGTCTACAGAAGAAATACTTGAGCTGGATTCCTTGTCTGATGCTTTGACTTGTTTTCTGTTTGAGCATAATTCGGATACGTGGACCTGGGCGTTAGATAGCTCGGGATTATTCACTGTTGGCAGTGTAAAGGATTGCCTCCAGAAGAGGTTGTTCTCGGATCTGCATGTGGAATATGAGTGGAACAATTGGTGCCCGAAAAAGGTAAACTTTCTGATTTGGAGGCTAATACAAGACAGAATACCGACGTGTACGGCCTTGGCGAGACGGAACATCCTACTCCAAGACGATATCTGTAAGATGTGTGGCGAAGTGGTTGAATCGGCTTTTCATCTTTTCGCATCATGCAGAATCGCGGAACAAGTGTGGGAGTTCGTAGCTCGATGGTGTCGAATCCAACAGGTCTACGCGTTAGAGCTAAAGGATTTGGCGAATATACACAAAAATAATAATGGTTCTCAAAGGTGGAAGAAAGTCGTAAGCATGGTGACCAAAGCTGCCATTTGGGTTATTTGGAGGAGCCGAAACGAGGCGGTGTTTCAAGGGAAACAGCCATGTGTGAACATGATGAAAGAAGAAATGAAGATGGTTGGATACATGTGGTTAAAAAGTAGGGCTAAGAACGTTAATATCTCATGGGGTGAGTGGTGTAATTTCGATTTAATTAACATTGGTGTATAATGGTGATGTAATAGTTGTAATCTGGTGATCATCTGGCCAACAATTTGGTTGCCCAGGTGAATATGAAATAAAAGTTTTTGTtgatctttcaaaaaaaaaaaaaaaatttgaacaaGGGTTGATTGAACGGGGGTCGAAATTCAACGAGGAATCAAGTGGCTAGTCGATTAAAGCTTGAAATATTAGTAAAAGTTGGTTTCTTACTTTCTTTCTTGTATTTTactgagtaaattgccaaaatcatccctgaAGTTTGGGTATATTTGTCTGTTTCATCTAAAACGGTTTTTTTTGTATTATATACTCTTCACtttgagattttttttttcattttcatctaAACGTCTGGCTTCTTTTGCAAAAATCATCCTTGAGATTTGGGATCTTTTACCATTgtcatccaaatgtttgatagaaaaaataaagaaaattagacgtttggataaaaatgacaaaaaatcccaTAAGTGAAGGCCTGTATAgtacaaaaaaattgttttggataAAACTGTCAAAAATACCCAACCTTAGGAACGGGTATTTTATTATTCTTGAAGCTTGCAATTGAATTAGATTTCCTTATGTGATTATATACTTGTTTGTAGTTAGATGTCTTTGTGTAGTTTTAGACTTTGTTAATGTTTTTGAATCTTCTTATTAGTTGATGGTTTAGGGTTTAAGGTTTTGGTTATTGATTTTAATGAAACTTTTATTTTGATATCTAAAATTTCGTCCCTGATCACTATAATTTGAAGCATCGTAAAAATAATAGTGTATTTTTTTTAGGCAAAAATCtcaatcattccttttaaaatttGATCAAGCTCGTTTCAGAAATTAAATCCTGAGATCATGTAACCGATTCAGACTTTCGGAGTTAGAAGGACAATACTTAATGCTCATACTCTCACGTGTAATAGTTTAAAACAAATATTAGCATTCAACTGTATGAGGAAAATGATGTATTACTAACGCTAAGCATAACATGTGTCATCAACTTTACCAGTATACTTGTAGTTTTAACTTAGAGAATTGATATAAATTATTCTATTGTTTGTGtccttaataataataataataataataataataataataataataataataataataataataataataataataaatttaaataaataaataaataaataaaaaaataaataaaaggaaacaaaagaaTGCATAAGATTTTCAAGgagaacaaataaaaaaataattgatGTGATACGACGATAGTGTGTATATCCTTACCATGtttacatttgaaaatttgagagTGTGAAAGGAAGCTTTTCGTGTATTATTTTGTTCTACAATAATTGTTTGATGAAAGATTTTGCAACATGCATTTGAAGAAACTTTGATTTACATCTCACCTTCATTATTAGTCCCTTTCTAAACCATCCAAGACTTATATAGCTCAATAATGTATTTAGGATATCAACTCTTGCCCCACTTTCTTGTTATGATGAACCCTAACACTGTTCCTTTACTTGTTATGACAGAGATTCATAATTACATATGTCAtataaaattttatttaataAGATGTGTGTcacacacaaaaacacacacatatgAGTTCAATGACTAACACAAAAAATAGGGAATCAAGAAACTACTATTTTTACAgttaaaaaatcattaaaaaaatcTTTCTACATATTTTatgaatttttttttcatataagcATATGTAGAAGccgttcaaataaaaaaaaaataatctttgtaaaaagttctttttttaatttttttctattcaattttaaactttttttatatctcattttattaataaaacaactTTTACATGTGTTTATATGCAAAAGCTACGAAAAAACTGAagtaaaaattattatttttttacttcaaaaaatgatttttttatggTTCCATGGTTCCTCACTTTTTTTGTGATTTCCCTtaaacctctctctctctctctcatacacacacactatatatatatatatatatatatatatatatatatatatatatatatatatatatataatgtaagtatctatagaaaacccactttaatttagaaaacccgtgaaactcaaagctcccgatgtttttttttcttgaaaaaatttacacatgttatatatatgtttttaagggttttgggcaaaaaaaaatcaaaaaagcgccgagtagatatttaaaaaaaaaataaacaagttttggtgtaacacatgttacaaatatgtcagatgaatgtaacatgtgttacaccaaaacttgtttattttttttaaaaatatctactcggcgcgtttttgattttttttgcccaaaacccttaaaaacatgtatataacatgtgtaaattttttcaagataaaaaaacatcgggagctttgagtttcccgggttttctaaattaaagtgggttttctatacatccttcccctatatatatatatatatatatatatatatatatatatatatatatatatatatatatatatatatataggggaaggttcattttaGAAGAAATTTaatatgagaagaaaaagaagaaaggacatattagtaaaatactatttcatttataactcatatcattaatttttaactctttaattaattattcaactaatcattaattatcctcatataatctacaaaacctacacatatcaaaattttcctatatataccctacacattatataattttatcctacacagtcgaaatttatcctacacacctcgaaatatatcctacacaacttgtaatttatccttcacaactagtaatttattctacactttaaattaagttggtttttttttttaatttggaaaaagtatatatttttaaaaggagttacaaatttaatttagctagttattaaaggggaagaacacaaattaatgatttttgtaagtttaccaatatacccttatattaaacttaaatgcaaatattaaatgaagtaaaatgaagcattcttattggttgaaagttcttcttttttcttcttacaaaaaagttcttctcatttgaaccctccactatatatatatatatatatatatatatatatatatatatatatatatatatatatatatatatatatatatatatatatatatatatatatatatatataatgaagggttcaaatgagaagaaaaattttgtaagaataaaaagaataagttttaagCGAATAGAAATActccattttacttcatttaatatatgtatttaatgttattaataagggcatataggtaaatttataattttaattaattagctaactaaaaaaattgtaactcacttttaaatataCTCTTTGAAGATAAAATAATTTTGGATGAAAGACAATTTTCGACAtctgtaggataaattttagtatgtgtaggaCAAATTCTTacatgtgtatgataaatttagatatgcaTAGGGTAAATTTCGTTAAATGTAAGAtgtatgtaggataaattttgaaatatgtagcataaaatgttttttgctttattaatgaaagataacataattaatgggaTGAGTTATAGCTATTGAATGTTTTACCATTatgtcatttcttctttttcttctcacattaaatttcttctcataTCAGTTAGGGAGATTACAAATAAAGGGTATTTTTAGGCCATagattattaataaataaaacctttGCAAGGATACAGTTAAATCAAAATGGCAATTTATTTCATGATACTAACATACAACATAagtatcattccagcattcataTACAAGTATCATCAACAGTCAATGCAAATTCAAAGGCTGCAGAAGTTGGACCCATGCTCCAGAAGATAAAAACAAGTATTGCATAagttttagaaaataaaaaacaagCATTTTATAACAAAGCACTTAAGAGGGTCTAAAAACATAACCTGTAGGATCGCTGTACGACCtgactgagtcgatcagaagagttttttatccgaatcaaaggcggaatcaatgacaCGGACGCTCGATACAATTTAAATGTCTCGTATATTGATATAATAGTGattacagcacctggagacaatccggcagcacttcgttaccgaaTACAAGATCTAATTCCGCTTCAAATGAAGCGGACCATGCTCCTATTTATAGttgacctgatttcgcttgaaatggtacttggtcatttcaagcggaatcaccactaaATACGTAAAACTCAGTTTCTAGCAACTCGAGCACTGATTATCCTATCCTATctcattacatgactcgatacaagacgaagtc encodes:
- the LOC110924864 gene encoding uncharacterized protein LOC110924864, which gives rise to MNYLSINLRGIRDSKKADWVRGLKTTHGAHFIAIQETKVPGNITYMVNRFWGRSLFEFVAVESTGRSGGLLTIWDPSIFVKSGVVKNRNFLAVFGNMLSSGEPIAVVNVYAQNDPGDRRILWADLIQLKNTFSGLWVFLGDFNDVRCQEERLNSEFLALNALHFNQFIAEADLVEYQMGGRQYTYRSDNGTKMSKLDRFLVCRDFMGKWPLASCMALSNMASDHCPILLSTVQTDYGKIPSRMFNSWFEIPGVVDHVLHLMGSFYFEGSPDLALDVKLKWVKRRLKEWIGARKAEMDNSYTLKLKRLESLEIAVEQRSLEQNELEERVSCKSYIQEADRLKAMDLKQKARVKWTKEGDENTKYFHGVINANTSNNRIHGLYIEGVWVSDPPLVKDHIFSYFADKFAEPVNTRPMLSCSFLTQVTAEEAELLLNNGCMSSFLALIPKRTDPGGLHEYRPISLIGCINKVVSKVLVNRLKTVIHKLVSEEQTGFLAGRSILDGVIILNEIIPWLKRKKKEGMIFKVDIEKAYDSLSWDFLNSILGQMNFPVRASVLVNGSPTQEFNCSRGLRQGDPLSPFLFVLAIEALTGVMKQACEIGEFKGLDLSQNGAPISHFLYADDVIFVGEWSFNNLVVLKRLLRCFYLSSGLKVNLKKSSLFGIGLEDNQAQLLANMMGCTRGSLPFKHLGLQVGANMNLIKNWDPVVEIFQRRLSLWKAKTLSFGGRITLVCSVLNALPTYYFSLYKAPMGVIKKLEKIRREFLWGSIEEKEKMKWVAWKNMMTPKDLGGMGLGSLRVMNLAMLSKWWWRFKIEKHSLWRKVVWEIHKNARDWKFIPLKSSITSPWKQIFSIKEDFNTAGVCLESLFRGRPRCDSDIYFWKERWLFEIPLCEKFLSLFQLERQKNARVKDRVINGSSGPVPVFSWSRSPSSTEEILELDSLSDALTCFLFEHNSDTWTWALDSSGLFTVGSVKDCLQKRLFSDLHVEYEWNNWCPKKVNFLIWRLIQDRIPTCTALARRNILLQDDICKMCGEVVESAFHLFASCRIAEQVWEFVARWCRIQQVYALELKDLANIHKNNNGSQRWKKVVSMVTKAAIWVIWRSRNEAVFQGKQPCVNMMKEEMKMVGYMWLKSRAKNVNISWGEWCNFDLINIGV